One Fusarium musae strain F31 chromosome 6, whole genome shotgun sequence DNA segment encodes these proteins:
- a CDS encoding hypothetical protein (EggNog:ENOG41), translated as MKTGFIAFAIAAVAPLAMALPFPQAAPGGFFPPPSMNGTQPGNHGHYGGGQNGGPGSWLPQPGNGQQPGVPTPGPTPIPTPPPMVPVPPPSASTPPAVPQPPPAAPTEPIVAPTPTPVARN; from the exons ATGAAGACTGGTTTCATCGCTTTCGCCATTGCCGCCGTGGCTCCCCTTGCCATGGCTCTTCCTTTCCCTC AGGCCGCCCCTGGAGGCTTCTTCCCTCCTCCTTCTATGAACGGCACTCAGCCTGGAAACCATGGCCACTATGGCGGTGGTCAGAATGGAGGACCTGGTAGTTGGTTGCCCCAGCCTGGCAACGGCCAGCAGCCTGGTG TTCCTACTCCCGGACCTACCCCTATCCCTACTCCTCCTCCCATGGTTCCTGtccctcctccttctgcttcCACTCCTCCTGCTGTCCCTCAGCCCCCTCCCGCTGCTCCTACTGAGCCCATCGTGGCCCCAACCCCTACTCCCGTTGCCCGCAATTAA